The nucleotide sequence TCAGCCCAAGACTATCTTGGCCATCACCAAGAAGGGAACCAATTCAGAGCTGCAAATGTAAGAAAATAAATGGTAACTTTTAAATGGGACTTTTTTTAACATGATGTAAAAAAGTCGAAATATGCCCAATAAATACACTAAAAAAAATAAAGACACGGCATAATTCAACACCAAATCCATTTCCGTGAACCCCTGAATATAGAAGACAATAATCACCACAAAACATAATAACATGAGGATAACTAATCCCCGCATCAAATAAAAAAACTGCCTAAAATCCCAACGTTCAATCTGATAAACAGAAGCAAAAAGCTTGATCCACAAATATTTAAAGACAGACAATATCATAAACACCGCTGTACCTGACAGCCAGACAAGAAACAAAAAATTAATATCCCCCTTCAAGTATTTTTCCAAAAAAGGCACTTCGGTAAAATGTATACCAGACATGATGAACAAAGTCACTAGCATACTAAAAACCAAAATATTAAATATCATATCCGATGAAAAAACTTTCCCTCCTGTCCCAGGTTCGGAAAAATCTTCGGAAAAAATAGAAACGGGACGCAAGGCGGTTTTAAACATCAGGGGATAGGTCACTTTGAACAAGGCTATTAAAGCCAAAATGATCACCAATGCCAAAATCAAAAAATCCCTGACATAGTCCTTGATCCTATATTTCGGCCCAGTTGCACCCTCGCCCCCATCTATCTCAATTCCTGTCCTAAAAACTCCTTTTTTAATCGAAATATCTTCCTCCCGGATACCCGACCGGTAAACTTCTATATCTACTTTCCCCGATAATTCAGGAAATTGCCTTTTGAAGGCTGGCAAGGGCAGCAAAAAAGAAGTATCACTTTTGGTATAAAACCACAATTGATTAGCTACAAATACCGCAGAAGAGGTGGGAAATTTCATCTCAAAAGTAGATTTCGGATACCCCTCTACATCAATGGAAACCGAAGCCATGATGGGGCTTAATGAAAACTCATGCTTTTTTACAGTAGTGATATGGGGATTGTAATTCTCCAACACCTGTGCATTAGTTTTGAGAAAAAACAAAAACAAAAATGCCCCTAAAACTATCCTTACCACTGTTTTTATCATCATTACTTAAAACCTCCCTGTATATCCAAAATGTACTTTCGCATAGTTCATGCCTAACTGCTGCTCATTTGATCTTCCCACTCCAAGAATAAACTGAAATGCCCCTTGACCTGTATCCAAACTTAAACCACCTCCAAATGAAATCGGCCTATCTATGCTCCGCTCTCCTATCAATCCATCCTCCACCAACACCGCTACATCCACAAAGCCCATAAAGTAGGACCCATTCTCGAAGTAAAACCTTGGCTCAAAATTAGCATAAACATACTGATTTGCGAAAAAGAAATTCTCATTAAAACCTCTTATACTTCTTAAACCTCCCAACCGGAACATGTCATTCTTCAAAACATTATTTCCTGCAATCTTTCCTGCCCTCAACCTGATCATAGCCGTTAACATCGAAGTCCATCTCCAATAATTCTCAACCGAAAACTCCCCATAATATTGTAAAGCAGCTAAATCAATCCCCTCATAAAGGCTCTCAGGAATCGCTGTATTCATCAGTATTTTCTTGTTTCCAACCGCAGACTCAAAGCTGGCCTGCCAGCCCCGTCTGGGATTATAAATATTATCCAAAGCAAAAAAGCTCAATTGGGCACCATAGCTATTGAACCTAAAGTCCAAAACTTCCGGTAAAGTACTGCTTTCATCCTGCTCCACTGAGACTGACAACAAATCCCCAGATTGCCGCATGGAAAAAAAATTGATATAAAATGAAGAACTTAATTGATGGCCAAGATCAATTCTGAAATTCCTATTGATAAAAGTAGTGTCCTCCTTCAATAAGTAAAAAGAAGCTTTTACATCTATGCCCGATCCTAAAATCATAGGCTCTTCTGCATTGATTCGCAGATTTTGGGAATATTGACTGAGCCTTTGCCAGTGAAGTCCATAATTTCTCCCTCTGCCACTCACATTGAAAAGCTCTAGGTCAAACTGACCTGTAACAAGCATCTTGCTTTTTTCTGTCTCGTTGGGCAATAGACCTATGATCCCATCAATAGTATTTACTTTCCTATCCTTCAGAGGGATATAGACCGTAGCCTCACTATTTTGAAAACTTACTTGGGGATTGTCAGAAATCATAAATGCCTTCTGGAGTTTCAAACGCCGAACCACTTCATCCACCTTATTTTGTACATATACTTTTCCTGGGCCAATCCCCAAATACCTGCCCAAGTAGGCTTCATTCACGTCGGAACTGCCCACCACTCTCAAACTATCAAAACTGATCAGAGGGCCCTGACTCAGATGAAGATTTGCCGAAAATGACTTTCCTTCCTGAGCAATGCTATCTAACCTTACCGTGGCAAAGGGATAGCCGTGGTTTTCATAATGTCCAATAATTTTATCGATCAATACCCGTAACGCTTCAAAATTGACAGGGCGATGATCAAAATTCTTGCTGTTGAAGCCCAGTCTGCTTAGAATTGATAAGGGAATATTGCCTTCTGAAAGGTAAAGCCACTCATATCGCTGACCTGTTTCAACCAGTACCTCTTTAACATTTCCCCTCTTCGTCACAGACACTGTATCAGCCATCAAAAAGCCATTATTTCCCAATGAAACCAGATATTGTTTCAAAAAAAACGCTTGGGCTGCTTCTGTAGAAAAACCCTTCAACTCAGTATGATTAATCCCCCCCCTGACGATCATTTTAAGAGAGAGGCTGTCCTGACCAAAAGTCACTCGAAAAACAGCCCCCAGCAATATTAATAATGTAATGATTCCCTTTTTCAAATAGCCAGACGTTGAAATTACTTACCTTTGTGTGTATAAAAGTAATGATTTTGGCAGGAATATACATTCATATCCCCTTTTGTAAGCAGGCATGTCACTATTGTGATTTTCACTTCAGCACACAGACTGATCTAAAATCAAAAATGGTGGAGATGATCTGTAAGGAATTGGTACTCCAAAAAGACTATCTGGGCAAAGATTGCAGGATCAAAACGATCTATTTTGGCGGCGGGACACCATCGCTATTGAACAAGGAGGAAATTTCGGCCATTCTCCAGACCATAAGCCTTCACTATAATTTAGACCTTGAAGAATTGACCATCGAAGCCAATCCTGATAACCTTTCCCCTGCCAAACTACAAGAGCTTAAATCGCTCCAATTCGACCGCCTGAGCATCGGTATCCAAAGTTTCCACGACGAGGTACTTCAGTTCTACAACAGAAGCCATGATGCCAAAGAATCCCTTAAGGTAATCGAAAATGCGCGAAAGGCCGGTTTTGAAAAGCTGTCCATAGACCTGATGTATGGCTTTCCTCAGGCCAACCACGAGCTTTGGAAAAAAGACCTTCAAACAGCCATCACCCTTGACCCCGGACATATTAGCAGTTATTGCCTTACCATAGAACCAGGAACCGCCTTGGGCAACTGGACACAAAAGGGTAAATTCCTCCCTGCCTCCGAAGACTTTAGCGCCGACCAATTTGAAATCATGCAAGCGTACTTGGAACGAGCCGGATACATTCAGTATGAAATCTCTAATTTTGGCAAAGCCCATGCTTTTGCTGTTCATAATACCAATTACTGGAAGGGTATCCCCTATTTGGGGATTGGGCCAAGCGCCCATTCATTTGACGGCAAAAACAGACAGCATAATATTGCCAACAATGCCCAATACATCAAATCATTGGAAAACGGATCGATCAATTTCGAAAAAGACCTGCTTTCTAGAGAAGACCTGATCAATGAATACATATTGACTTCCTTAAGAACTATTTGGGGAACAGACCTTCAAAAACTGGAAAATCAATTTGATGTATCTCTATTGGACCTACAAAAATCAGCCATTCATGATTTCCAAGAAGACGGATTAATTACACTCAAAGATCAATATTTGGTTTTGACCAAAGAGGGAAAACTTTTGGCAGACTATATCGCCGGAAAGTTATTTCTGTGAGCAATACTTAGTACCTTTATGACCATGAAGAAGTATCAGGATTACAATCCACGCAAAAAAGAAATCACACCACTCAAAGAGGCCTTTGAAGAACTATTACAGGCCTATAGACTTAAAGACAGATTCAATGAAAAGAAAATTGCTGGATCTTGGGGAGAGCTTATGGGCAAATCCATTGCGAGCAGAACAACCAGTGTTTATGCCAAGGACAAAAAGCTTTTTGTCAAACTAAGTTCTGGCCCCATCAAAAAAGAATTGATGATGAACAAATCTAAGGTCCTTCAGATCATAGAAGACAAATTTGGCAAGGGAGCGATAGAGGACATTACTTTTTTGTGATATCCCCTACCTCTTTTATTTAATCCTGCACTGCAAACACCCGCTTCAACAACACGCTACTTCTCTCCAAAGGATCTTCCCTAATCGCTTTTTCTTCCTCAGCTACCAATTTAAAAAGCCCTTCAATTGCCATATTGGTAACATAACTGTTCAAGTCCGGATCCAATTTATTTTGTGTGGTCGGCACCCTATTATATGCGTTGACCAATTCACTGTAATGCTTTGTCGCGCCCACCTGATCCAATGATTCCTGGACATGAGGTTTGAAGAGCTGGGTCAGTTGATCAGAAGTGGCCCTTTTCAGATATTGCGTAGCAGCATCATCCCCTCCCTTGAGAATGTCCCAAGCATCCTGAATCGTCAATTGCTTAATGGCACTGATAAAAATAGGCTTTGCCTCTTTGGCTGCATTTTCTGCTCCACGGTTAATGGTCGTGATCACCTTATCTACCTCATTTCCCAAACCAAACCTCCTGAGTGTGGACTCTACTTTTTGGACATCTTCCGGCAAGGCGATGCGAATCAAATCATTGGCCAAGAAACCATCTGTAGATGAAGCACTTTCCACGCCTTCCGAAATGCCCTGCACCAAGGCTTCTTTCAGTCCAGCACTTACATCTGCTTCAGATAAAGTAGCCTCACTGGCACCTTGGATAAACTTATTTACCTCAGAAGCTGTACAGCTGATCAAGATAAAAGTGGACAAGACTCCAAAAATTTTACTAATAATTCTCATTTCTAAACTAAAGGTTATATGATATGCTTTATAAATGCATCTTGATAATTGAATGACATTATGTATTATTGTAATGTTTTTTGATCAATGTTTAAACTCCCCAATATAAATATCGGAAAGATCACTCTCCTCGTGACCATACTCACTTGGTTAGGGATGCTTTTTGTGGACCTTTTAAGGCTTTTCGGAACCATTAACCAAATGAATCTGGGCATTGCCCCTGAAATCACTTGGTCTTTGGAAATCATGTTTTTCATCTTGATATATATTTTCATCAGCCGGTCCTTGGCCCAAAATGAAAACAACAATTTCATTCAATTGATTTGGAGGGGGGCCTCCACCGGCTTAATGGCCTTGGGCACAGGTTTATTGATCCAACTTTTCTATTATTCCCTAAATAACACCAGGCTGTCAAGAGACCCTTTATTGGCCAATTTCTTCTATCATGTCAATTTTGGCATGACCACCATATTTCTGATTTCTTGTACTTTATTATGGAAACACCTCATTTTATACCAGAAAAACAAAAATGTGGTCCAACAGTGGCAAATATATGAAGTCATGCTCACAGTCAGCATGTTTTTCATTTATTTTAACCAAAACAGCTTTGACTTCACTTTTCTTTTTGGTTTGCTCTTCTTATTGATATTCAGTATCATCATTTCGGTAAACCTAAAATGGATCCCCTACCTAACTTTTAAGGACAAGTGGAAATCCATTTTGTTCTTTGCCATCATTATCATCAGCTGTCTTGGCTTATTTCTCCAAATGCTTTCTTATAGTGAGAAAGGATTTATTTTGGTCAACCTGACCGACAACCTTTTCTTGCTAGGACTGTTTGGATTTGTATTTATTTACGCGCTATTCAGCTTCTTGGTAACACTCTTTAACCTTCCTACATCTTCGGTTTTTGAACAAAAACTCACTGAGGCCATCAACTTCCAAAAGCTCAGCCAATCCATTCAACCTGGGCAAAGTGAAAGCCAGGTACTGGATATCTTGATGGACAGCTGTATGAGTGCAGCCTATGTGGATGCTGCTTGGTTGGAAGTAAAGGATGAAAACAATCATTTCCAAACGCTACACCAAAGGTTCATTACCAATAAAGACCGGAAGGATATCAAAGAAATGCTTGAAAAGAACAAGCCTTTTTCTGATTATCTAAAGGACAATCAACAGATCGATCTGGAACATATCCATGGCCCTTTGGACCATGAGATATTCAATTCAGTCCTTATCATCCCCATCCGTGCCAATAAGGAACTATTAGGCAATATTTTTCTGTTGAAAGAGGTCAAAAATGGCTTCAACAAAGAAATGTTGAATATCATTTCAACATTTGTCGGCCAGGCCAGCATTTCCGTGGAAAACCACAGATTGCTGAACGAAGCTATCAGGAACGAACGGTACAAAGAAGAACTTAAAATTGCCCAGAGGGTACAGCGCAGCCTTCTCCCATCTGAGCTTCACCATAATGAAAGTTTCAATATCGTGGGTTTTTCAGAGGCTGCTGACGAAGTCGGAGGAGATTATTACGAAACTTATCAGTTCAACCAGCATCGCTTTGCACTGATTATTGGAGATGTTTCAGGAAAGGGAACTTCCGCTGCC is from Echinicola marina and encodes:
- a CDS encoding DUF4271 domain-containing protein is translated as MMIKTVVRIVLGAFLFLFFLKTNAQVLENYNPHITTVKKHEFSLSPIMASVSIDVEGYPKSTFEMKFPTSSAVFVANQLWFYTKSDTSFLLPLPAFKRQFPELSGKVDIEVYRSGIREEDISIKKGVFRTGIEIDGGEGATGPKYRIKDYVRDFLILALVIILALIALFKVTYPLMFKTALRPVSIFSEDFSEPGTGGKVFSSDMIFNILVFSMLVTLFIMSGIHFTEVPFLEKYLKGDINFLFLVWLSGTAVFMILSVFKYLWIKLFASVYQIERWDFRQFFYLMRGLVILMLLCFVVIIVFYIQGFTEMDLVLNYAVSLFFLVYLLGIFRLFYIMLKKVPFKSYHLFSYICSSELVPFLVMAKIVLG
- a CDS encoding DUF4197 domain-containing protein yields the protein MRIISKIFGVLSTFILISCTASEVNKFIQGASEATLSEADVSAGLKEALVQGISEGVESASSTDGFLANDLIRIALPEDVQKVESTLRRFGLGNEVDKVITTINRGAENAAKEAKPIFISAIKQLTIQDAWDILKGGDDAATQYLKRATSDQLTQLFKPHVQESLDQVGATKHYSELVNAYNRVPTTQNKLDPDLNSYVTNMAIEGLFKLVAEEEKAIREDPLERSSVLLKRVFAVQD
- a CDS encoding DUF721 domain-containing protein, whose amino-acid sequence is MKKYQDYNPRKKEITPLKEAFEELLQAYRLKDRFNEKKIAGSWGELMGKSIASRTTSVYAKDKKLFVKLSSGPIKKELMMNKSKVLQIIEDKFGKGAIEDITFL
- a CDS encoding GAF domain-containing SpoIIE family protein phosphatase codes for the protein MFKLPNINIGKITLLVTILTWLGMLFVDLLRLFGTINQMNLGIAPEITWSLEIMFFILIYIFISRSLAQNENNNFIQLIWRGASTGLMALGTGLLIQLFYYSLNNTRLSRDPLLANFFYHVNFGMTTIFLISCTLLWKHLILYQKNKNVVQQWQIYEVMLTVSMFFIYFNQNSFDFTFLFGLLFLLIFSIIISVNLKWIPYLTFKDKWKSILFFAIIIISCLGLFLQMLSYSEKGFILVNLTDNLFLLGLFGFVFIYALFSFLVTLFNLPTSSVFEQKLTEAINFQKLSQSIQPGQSESQVLDILMDSCMSAAYVDAAWLEVKDENNHFQTLHQRFITNKDRKDIKEMLEKNKPFSDYLKDNQQIDLEHIHGPLDHEIFNSVLIIPIRANKELLGNIFLLKEVKNGFNKEMLNIISTFVGQASISVENHRLLNEAIRNERYKEELKIAQRVQRSLLPSELHHNESFNIVGFSEAADEVGGDYYETYQFNQHRFALIIGDVSGKGTSAAFNMAQMKGIFHSLAQLDLSPKEFLTRANSALSKCLAKNHFITTTYYILDTDKHEITFSRAGHCPTLYYKSEQGKSTYLKVEGLGLGIVRSEKFGKYLKEKTINYQKGDVLVMYTDGIIEAKNQDGEEFGYDRLRQILDISHKKTPNEIKEKIIDEVYSFVGASCLTDDDYSLLVVKFDK
- the hemW gene encoding radical SAM family heme chaperone HemW, translating into MAGIYIHIPFCKQACHYCDFHFSTQTDLKSKMVEMICKELVLQKDYLGKDCRIKTIYFGGGTPSLLNKEEISAILQTISLHYNLDLEELTIEANPDNLSPAKLQELKSLQFDRLSIGIQSFHDEVLQFYNRSHDAKESLKVIENARKAGFEKLSIDLMYGFPQANHELWKKDLQTAITLDPGHISSYCLTIEPGTALGNWTQKGKFLPASEDFSADQFEIMQAYLERAGYIQYEISNFGKAHAFAVHNTNYWKGIPYLGIGPSAHSFDGKNRQHNIANNAQYIKSLENGSINFEKDLLSREDLINEYILTSLRTIWGTDLQKLENQFDVSLLDLQKSAIHDFQEDGLITLKDQYLVLTKEGKLLADYIAGKLFL
- a CDS encoding BamA/TamA family outer membrane protein, which produces MKKGIITLLILLGAVFRVTFGQDSLSLKMIVRGGINHTELKGFSTEAAQAFFLKQYLVSLGNNGFLMADTVSVTKRGNVKEVLVETGQRYEWLYLSEGNIPLSILSRLGFNSKNFDHRPVNFEALRVLIDKIIGHYENHGYPFATVRLDSIAQEGKSFSANLHLSQGPLISFDSLRVVGSSDVNEAYLGRYLGIGPGKVYVQNKVDEVVRRLKLQKAFMISDNPQVSFQNSEATVYIPLKDRKVNTIDGIIGLLPNETEKSKMLVTGQFDLELFNVSGRGRNYGLHWQRLSQYSQNLRINAEEPMILGSGIDVKASFYLLKEDTTFINRNFRIDLGHQLSSSFYINFFSMRQSGDLLSVSVEQDESSTLPEVLDFRFNSYGAQLSFFALDNIYNPRRGWQASFESAVGNKKILMNTAIPESLYEGIDLAALQYYGEFSVENYWRWTSMLTAMIRLRAGKIAGNNVLKNDMFRLGGLRSIRGFNENFFFANQYVYANFEPRFYFENGSYFMGFVDVAVLVEDGLIGERSIDRPISFGGGLSLDTGQGAFQFILGVGRSNEQQLGMNYAKVHFGYTGRF